Proteins encoded by one window of Flavobacterium sp. N502540:
- a CDS encoding glycosyltransferase — MKIVMVSIPSLHFFRWADQLKDSGHEVFWFDISGMAVKSDKLSWLHQKVNWKLKYNFPGRIFAKTHFPKTYKFLQRYNEHETAAVFEKYLSEIQPDAVHSFALQLSGLSILPVMNKYRSVKWIFSSWGSDVFYSKEIGIEDNKAEECFKRIDYLITDCNRDYKITLEKGFMKTFLGVFPGNGGVNFDTIPSELNDSQRKIILIKGYNDEIGRGINIVKAFDEELISLVENYEVVIFGADETIQKYIAQNNRFNKLKCTLYLKNNFISNVDLISLMGTSYIYIGNSLSDGIPNALIEAMGMGAFPIQSNPGRVTEEIIENGVNGFLINDAEDIAEIKRLIIKAINNKKIITRALLYNIENVRNKYDRVKVREQILKLYGEIACEINK, encoded by the coding sequence ATGAAAATTGTAATGGTTTCAATACCATCACTTCATTTTTTTCGATGGGCTGATCAGTTGAAAGATTCAGGACATGAGGTGTTTTGGTTTGATATTTCGGGGATGGCCGTCAAATCCGATAAATTGAGTTGGCTGCATCAGAAAGTAAATTGGAAATTGAAATACAATTTTCCCGGAAGAATATTTGCAAAAACTCATTTTCCTAAGACCTATAAATTTTTGCAGCGTTACAATGAACATGAGACAGCTGCTGTTTTTGAAAAATATCTAAGTGAAATTCAACCAGATGCAGTCCATAGTTTTGCTTTGCAGTTGTCAGGTTTGTCTATATTACCTGTAATGAACAAATACCGCAGCGTAAAATGGATTTTTTCATCGTGGGGAAGCGATGTTTTTTATTCTAAAGAAATCGGAATTGAAGATAACAAAGCTGAAGAATGTTTTAAAAGAATCGATTACTTAATTACAGATTGTAATCGTGATTACAAAATTACTTTAGAGAAAGGTTTCATGAAAACTTTTTTAGGAGTTTTTCCTGGAAATGGAGGAGTCAATTTTGATACAATACCATCAGAGTTAAATGATAGCCAAAGAAAGATTATTTTAATCAAAGGTTATAATGACGAAATTGGCCGAGGGATAAATATAGTTAAGGCATTCGATGAAGAACTAATTTCATTAGTAGAAAATTATGAAGTTGTTATTTTCGGAGCAGATGAAACGATACAAAAGTATATTGCCCAAAATAATAGGTTTAACAAACTAAAATGTACATTGTATTTAAAGAATAATTTTATTTCTAATGTCGATTTAATAAGTTTGATGGGTACAAGTTATATTTATATCGGTAACAGTCTTTCAGATGGTATCCCTAATGCATTAATTGAAGCAATGGGAATGGGAGCTTTCCCTATTCAATCTAATCCGGGTAGGGTTACAGAAGAAATTATAGAGAATGGTGTAAACGGATTTTTGATAAATGATGCAGAAGATATAGCCGAAATAAAACGCTTAATAATTAAAGCTATAAATAATAAAAAAATAATTACCCGTGCTTTATTGTACAACATAGAAAATGTTAGAAATAAATACGATAGAGTAAAAGTAAGAGAACAGATTTTAAAATTATATGGAGAAATTGCTTGTGAGATTAATAAATAA
- a CDS encoding glycosyltransferase, giving the protein MNRNLKVSVCMITYGHEKFILQAIEGVLMQECDFEVELIIANDCSPDKTDLVVQNVLKNHPRKSWVKYFNYAQNKGIMSNLFFALEQCSGTYVAMCEGDDYWITKDKLQKQVDILEKNKEVGLVYSNTKQFIEKTGQFIESPARFVQSEEEVIPEMLKSKFVEFASTVFRKTILDRVIKILRKELEGKVIGDTRIILETVYRSRLYHLNETTAVYRILEGSASHPKEIEKYIFALKDTYFCRKSFVERNNLNRIWLSDSICNTNRGLINTAFVSKKYLDTLKLLKNLLILEVFKFCSWSVFRRKMKADIWLKLLLSLVGLGVLRQKLR; this is encoded by the coding sequence ATGAATCGAAATTTAAAAGTAAGTGTTTGTATGATTACTTATGGCCATGAGAAGTTTATTCTTCAGGCTATAGAGGGAGTTTTAATGCAGGAATGTGATTTTGAAGTTGAGCTGATTATCGCTAATGACTGTTCCCCTGATAAAACAGATTTAGTCGTACAGAACGTCTTAAAAAACCACCCCAGAAAATCATGGGTTAAGTACTTTAATTATGCCCAGAATAAAGGGATTATGTCAAATTTATTTTTTGCTTTGGAACAATGTTCAGGAACTTATGTTGCAATGTGCGAAGGAGACGATTACTGGATCACTAAAGACAAACTTCAAAAACAGGTTGATATTTTAGAAAAGAATAAAGAAGTAGGCTTAGTATACTCTAATACAAAGCAATTTATTGAGAAAACAGGACAATTTATAGAATCACCAGCAAGATTTGTGCAAAGCGAGGAAGAGGTGATTCCTGAAATGCTAAAAAGTAAATTTGTTGAATTTGCTTCTACCGTTTTTAGAAAAACAATTTTAGACAGGGTTATAAAAATACTCCGTAAAGAGCTTGAAGGTAAAGTAATAGGCGACACCAGAATAATCCTTGAAACGGTATATAGATCAAGATTGTACCATTTAAACGAAACAACAGCAGTATATAGAATTCTTGAAGGTAGTGCAAGTCATCCTAAAGAAATTGAGAAATACATCTTTGCATTAAAAGACACCTATTTTTGCAGGAAGAGTTTTGTTGAACGAAATAATTTAAACAGAATTTGGCTGTCAGATTCTATTTGTAATACGAATAGAGGATTAATAAATACCGCTTTTGTAAGTAAGAAATATTTAGATACTTTAAAATTGCTGAAAAATCTATTAATTTTAGAAGTTTTTAAATTTTGTAGTTGGAGTGTTTTCAGAAGAAAAATGAAAGCTGATATTTGGTTAAAACTTCTTTTATCACTTGTTGGCCTGGGTGTTTTAAGACAGAAATTAAGATGA
- a CDS encoding glycosyltransferase: protein MNYTVSIFILTYNQEEFISQTIESILNQKVNFSFQLVIGEDCSSDNTRAVCEEFVHSYGDKIKLLPSPQKNMGLISNYMRTIKECDGKYIAICDGDDYWTDSLKLQKQVDFLEQNQEYNIVHTNLKLLLTDGSFEEVLHHKKNYSLSTFADLIENNTIYSVTAMFRNIQKYDALPSWILKYPYGDLPTYLWTLKNEGKIYCLEDITAVYRLNIGVASKLVNQKEIVKSILKDAYEDINFKNKRKIFQKHFYYQKCFEIVKLNRQKKYSKAFFKLIRVWIITPTKLNSLRVYLSSLKKELF from the coding sequence ATGAACTACACCGTCAGTATTTTTATACTTACCTATAATCAGGAAGAATTTATTTCGCAGACCATAGAAAGTATCTTAAATCAAAAAGTGAATTTTTCCTTTCAATTAGTGATAGGAGAAGATTGTAGTTCTGATAACACCAGAGCCGTTTGTGAAGAATTTGTTCACAGCTATGGAGATAAGATAAAATTGCTTCCAAGTCCTCAAAAGAATATGGGGCTTATCTCCAATTATATGCGAACGATAAAAGAATGTGATGGGAAATATATAGCAATATGTGATGGAGATGATTATTGGACAGATTCTTTAAAACTTCAAAAACAAGTTGATTTTTTAGAACAAAATCAAGAATACAATATCGTTCACACTAATTTGAAGTTGTTGCTTACTGACGGGAGCTTTGAAGAAGTTTTACATCACAAAAAAAACTACAGCTTATCAACCTTTGCAGATTTAATAGAAAACAATACGATTTATTCTGTAACTGCAATGTTTAGGAATATTCAAAAATATGATGCATTGCCTTCCTGGATTTTAAAGTATCCGTATGGAGATTTGCCGACTTATTTATGGACTTTAAAGAATGAAGGTAAAATTTATTGTTTGGAAGATATAACAGCAGTTTATAGACTTAATATCGGAGTCGCTTCAAAATTAGTTAATCAAAAAGAAATAGTAAAGTCAATATTGAAGGATGCTTATGAGGATATAAACTTTAAAAATAAAAGAAAAATCTTTCAAAAACATTTTTACTACCAAAAATGCTTTGAAATCGTTAAGTTAAATAGACAGAAGAAATATTCTAAAGCCTTTTTTAAATTAATACGAGTATGGATTATCACGCCAACTAAATTAAACTCGTTAAGAGTATACTTGAGCTCACTTAAAAAGGAATTGTTTTGA
- a CDS encoding NeuD/PglB/VioB family sugar acetyltransferase, whose translation MLIIGAKGFAKEVLEVVHQLKQTDNLVFYDDANNDINGFLFNKFPVLKTLHDATTYFTTIDNRFTIGIGNPVLRKQLHDKFVALGGVFTSTISPLAVIGNFGNEIGVGANIMTGTVITADVIVKKGSLINLNCTIGHDCIIGEFVELSPGVNISGNCVLGDYTVLGTNATVLPKVRIGKNVVVGAGTVVTKDVPDNCLIVGIPGKIIKELEELRF comes from the coding sequence ATGTTAATTATAGGAGCTAAAGGTTTTGCGAAAGAAGTTCTGGAGGTAGTGCATCAATTAAAGCAAACGGATAACTTGGTGTTTTATGATGATGCGAATAATGATATAAATGGATTTTTATTTAATAAATTTCCTGTTTTAAAAACTCTTCACGATGCAACGACATATTTTACGACGATAGATAACAGGTTTACAATAGGAATTGGTAATCCAGTATTAAGAAAACAGCTTCATGATAAATTTGTTGCGCTAGGTGGTGTTTTTACTTCTACAATAAGCCCTCTTGCTGTTATCGGTAATTTTGGTAATGAAATTGGAGTAGGGGCCAATATCATGACCGGAACTGTAATCACAGCTGATGTTATTGTTAAAAAAGGTTCTCTAATTAATTTAAATTGTACAATAGGTCATGATTGTATTATAGGTGAATTTGTAGAATTATCCCCAGGAGTGAATATATCCGGAAATTGTGTCCTTGGTGACTATACTGTTTTGGGAACTAATGCAACTGTTTTGCCTAAAGTCAGAATAGGTAAAAATGTTGTTGTTGGCGCTGGTACCGTTGTTACTAAAGACGTTCCTGATAATTGTCTAATTGTTGGAATACCAGGTAAAATTATTAAAGAACTGGAGGAATTGCGATTTTAA
- a CDS encoding glycosyltransferase family 2 protein has protein sequence MKKKPTVSVCMITYGHENYIREAIKGVLMQECNFDIELIIANDCSLDRTDEIIREILENHPKKYTVKYFSHETNLGMMSNFTFATRQCSGKYIALCEGDDYWTDPLKLQKQVDFLESNPDYVLCFHAVNILKLDGEIVEDFITKVPENYEDIETLARLGNYIHTPSVVFRNVIIKIPFEFLLSPIGDYFLYMLLAEKGKLKYLKENMAIYRYNVGIHSTNSKLMSIKKTLNFFVCLLSYLEDEKLKNIILERQMLVVDNLEKVVREEYENYFLPKIIRKLKHIRKKVRRILQ, from the coding sequence ATGAAAAAAAAACCTACTGTTAGTGTTTGTATGATTACCTATGGCCACGAAAATTATATTCGTGAAGCAATTAAGGGAGTTCTGATGCAAGAATGTAATTTCGATATAGAACTAATTATTGCAAATGATTGTTCTTTGGATAGGACTGACGAAATTATTAGGGAAATTTTAGAAAATCATCCTAAGAAATATACGGTTAAATATTTTAGTCATGAAACCAATTTAGGGATGATGTCTAATTTTACGTTTGCCACCCGGCAATGTTCAGGAAAATATATTGCACTTTGCGAAGGTGATGATTATTGGACAGATCCTTTAAAACTTCAAAAACAAGTTGATTTTTTAGAGAGTAATCCAGATTATGTACTTTGCTTTCATGCAGTAAATATTTTAAAATTAGATGGTGAGATTGTAGAAGATTTTATTACAAAAGTTCCTGAAAATTATGAGGATATAGAAACTTTAGCAAGATTAGGAAACTATATTCATACTCCATCTGTCGTTTTTAGAAATGTAATAATAAAAATTCCATTTGAATTTTTATTGAGTCCAATCGGCGATTATTTTTTGTATATGTTACTTGCAGAAAAGGGTAAATTGAAATATTTAAAGGAAAATATGGCAATTTATCGATATAATGTTGGGATACATTCTACAAACTCTAAATTAATGAGCATAAAAAAAACGCTTAATTTTTTTGTATGTCTGCTTTCTTATCTTGAAGATGAAAAGTTAAAAAATATTATTCTTGAGAGACAAATGTTAGTCGTAGATAATTTAGAAAAAGTTGTTAGAGAAGAATATGAAAATTATTTTTTGCCTAAAATAATCAGAAAATTAAAGCATATCAGAAAGAAAGTTCGAAGGATACTGCAATAA
- a CDS encoding DegT/DnrJ/EryC1/StrS family aminotransferase, with translation MIAVTKTFLPPLPEYTKQIQRAWDNEWLTNRGELVLELEEKLKEYLEVSNIIITNNGTVPLQIALKLLGDRGEIITTPFSYVATTASIVWESCTPVFVDIHSEYLTIDETKIEEAITSKTTAILATHVFGNPCNVIAIESIAKKYNLKVIYDAAHCFGMQFNNKSIFNYGDISTCSFHATKLFHTGEGGAMFANDLDLRHKLFYSHNFGHNGPLAFHGLGINGKISELQAAMGLAIFPYMDQIIRERKNLVHFYNDNLDFTKVYSIKIRENTDWNYSYYPLIFENEGQLLKTQKNLNDNEIFPRRYFYPSLNTIEYVNSAKMPVSESVASRIMCLPLYVGLQLTELEKIVSIINTSLC, from the coding sequence ATGATTGCAGTAACCAAAACTTTTCTACCTCCCTTACCAGAATATACAAAACAAATTCAGCGCGCTTGGGATAATGAATGGCTAACCAATAGAGGTGAACTCGTGTTGGAACTTGAAGAAAAATTGAAAGAATATCTGGAAGTTTCAAATATTATAATTACTAACAATGGAACTGTACCCCTACAAATTGCGTTGAAGTTGTTAGGAGATAGAGGTGAAATTATAACCACACCATTTAGTTATGTAGCAACAACGGCATCAATAGTTTGGGAAAGTTGTACGCCAGTTTTTGTAGATATTCATTCAGAATATTTAACCATTGATGAAACGAAGATAGAGGAGGCTATTACATCAAAAACGACAGCAATATTAGCGACTCATGTTTTTGGTAATCCATGCAATGTTATCGCTATCGAATCTATTGCAAAAAAGTATAATTTGAAGGTTATTTATGACGCGGCACATTGTTTTGGTATGCAGTTTAATAACAAGTCTATTTTTAATTATGGAGATATTAGTACTTGTAGCTTTCATGCGACCAAGTTATTTCATACAGGAGAAGGTGGAGCTATGTTTGCTAATGATTTAGATTTAAGGCATAAATTATTTTACTCTCATAATTTTGGACATAATGGACCATTAGCATTTCATGGTTTAGGAATTAATGGTAAAATATCGGAACTGCAGGCTGCTATGGGATTGGCCATTTTTCCTTATATGGATCAAATAATTAGAGAGAGAAAAAATCTAGTCCATTTTTATAACGATAATCTGGATTTTACTAAAGTATATTCTATTAAGATTAGAGAGAATACAGATTGGAATTATAGTTATTATCCCTTAATTTTTGAGAATGAAGGACAATTACTTAAGACTCAAAAAAACTTAAATGACAATGAAATTTTTCCACGACGATATTTTTACCCATCTTTAAATACTATTGAGTATGTTAATAGTGCTAAGATGCCTGTTTCTGAAAGTGTAGCGTCTCGTATAATGTGTTTGCCATTGTATGTTGGTCTACAATTAACGGAGTTAGAAAAAATTGTTTCAATTATTAATACCAGTTTATGTTAA
- a CDS encoding glycosyltransferase family 2 protein has product MITLVLTNRNRDLRIVKKCLDSLQQQNTARFTCFLVDYGSDLDYLPELKVLLLQFPKITFISCPVSGQLWNKSRAINIALQQATSEYFLVGDIDLIFSPNFIQKCYDLMTVDEVHYFQYGFLSQKESLLDKEFKDYKVDFAGSDEVTGTTIFPTSALKKLNGYDEFYHGWGAEDTDIHIRMKNAGLKVTFYDQKILIKHQWHPKAYRSKQSQHPFQSQLERINQFYMHQTLQSKRTVINDKLGFGKETVFSEYEKLDQKADSDLRLNNSQIILEALFAQMDNFSGETVQITIEKVSFSVLLKSRIKQLLGRKYLSYIPMENINNTILLQIIKTYRNNPYRYTFDRQKNIITLIIRF; this is encoded by the coding sequence ATGATAACCTTAGTCCTAACGAATCGTAATCGTGATTTACGTATCGTAAAAAAATGTCTTGATTCGCTACAGCAACAGAATACAGCTAGATTTACTTGTTTTCTGGTTGATTATGGAAGTGACTTAGATTATTTGCCGGAGCTAAAGGTATTGTTATTGCAGTTCCCAAAAATAACATTTATTTCATGCCCCGTTTCCGGGCAGCTATGGAACAAATCCCGTGCAATAAATATTGCTTTGCAGCAAGCCACCTCAGAATATTTTTTGGTAGGGGATATAGACTTGATTTTTAGTCCAAATTTTATTCAAAAATGTTATGATTTAATGACAGTTGATGAGGTGCATTATTTTCAGTATGGATTCTTATCTCAGAAGGAATCCTTGTTAGATAAAGAATTCAAAGATTATAAAGTTGATTTTGCAGGAAGCGATGAGGTCACCGGGACAACTATTTTTCCAACTTCGGCATTAAAAAAGTTAAACGGTTACGATGAATTTTATCATGGATGGGGAGCTGAAGATACCGATATTCACATTCGAATGAAAAATGCAGGATTAAAGGTTACTTTTTATGATCAGAAAATTTTAATAAAACACCAATGGCATCCAAAGGCTTATCGAAGTAAGCAAAGTCAGCATCCATTTCAGAGCCAGCTAGAGCGTATAAATCAATTTTATATGCATCAGACCCTTCAAAGTAAAAGAACAGTAATAAATGACAAACTGGGTTTTGGCAAAGAAACAGTATTTTCAGAGTATGAAAAACTTGATCAAAAAGCAGATTCCGATCTTCGTTTAAATAATTCCCAAATAATTTTAGAAGCACTTTTTGCTCAAATGGATAATTTTTCAGGTGAGACAGTTCAGATTACCATTGAAAAAGTTTCATTTTCGGTTCTATTAAAAAGTAGAATTAAGCAGTTATTAGGGAGAAAATATTTATCCTATATACCAATGGAAAATATAAATAATACAATTTTACTTCAAATTATTAAAACTTACAGAAACAATCCTTATCGATATACTTTTGATCGTCAAAAAAATATCATTACTCTAATCATCCGATTTTAA
- a CDS encoding glycosyltransferase family 4 protein has protein sequence MIKEFKRILKPIFNSILGCFYLAQFELVKGYKIKSAENVFFFPYYHLGGAERVHIAILKALKDQKCTIVFTHGSATKSFYKEFKSCGNVIELNPILNKKNRWVNHKLQNKIIQIINSSKSVKTIFGCNTDYYYDILPKIKGTIIKNDLFHSFVENDRREDAIVNSAPLITNRIVINEAARQDILKFYLKYKVDSSYSDKLQIIENGIEFDEAVFGEKKEDKFKIGFIGRWCEEKQPLVFLEIAKKARSKYPFISFVMAGSGMKSNLDIIVASGVDFLGEITDKTILDKLYKELHLVLLPSLYEGFPMAIMESMAYGVIPISTNVGGISEHISNHENGILIESIEEEQIINDFVFEIEKMILYKKQRETISKNAFEYSRANFGIEKFNDSYRKLF, from the coding sequence ATGATAAAAGAGTTTAAAAGGATATTGAAACCAATTTTTAATAGTATACTTGGATGTTTTTACCTTGCTCAATTTGAATTGGTCAAGGGGTATAAAATTAAATCAGCAGAGAATGTTTTCTTTTTTCCTTATTATCATTTAGGTGGAGCTGAACGGGTTCATATTGCAATTTTAAAAGCATTGAAAGATCAAAAATGTACTATTGTTTTTACACATGGTTCTGCAACAAAAAGTTTTTATAAAGAATTTAAATCTTGCGGAAATGTTATTGAATTGAATCCAATTTTGAATAAAAAAAACAGATGGGTTAATCATAAACTGCAAAATAAAATTATTCAAATAATTAATTCGAGCAAGTCAGTTAAAACGATATTTGGCTGTAATACAGATTATTATTATGACATATTGCCCAAAATTAAAGGAACAATTATAAAAAACGACCTGTTTCATAGTTTTGTAGAAAATGATCGCCGTGAAGATGCGATTGTAAATTCAGCACCGTTAATTACAAATCGAATTGTTATCAATGAGGCAGCCAGGCAAGATATTCTAAAGTTTTATTTAAAATACAAAGTTGATTCTTCTTATTCTGATAAACTGCAAATTATAGAAAATGGAATTGAATTCGATGAAGCTGTTTTTGGCGAAAAAAAAGAGGATAAGTTTAAAATCGGTTTTATTGGAAGATGGTGTGAAGAGAAACAGCCATTAGTTTTTCTGGAAATTGCAAAAAAAGCAAGGAGCAAATATCCTTTCATTTCTTTTGTAATGGCAGGGTCGGGGATGAAAAGCAATTTGGATATAATTGTGGCATCCGGTGTTGATTTTTTGGGTGAAATAACAGACAAAACGATTTTGGATAAATTGTATAAAGAATTGCACTTGGTTCTTTTGCCTTCTTTATATGAGGGATTCCCAATGGCTATTATGGAATCAATGGCTTATGGTGTTATCCCAATTTCAACAAATGTTGGGGGTATTAGTGAACATATTTCTAATCATGAAAATGGAATTTTAATTGAAAGTATTGAAGAAGAACAAATTATTAATGATTTTGTATTTGAAATTGAGAAAATGATTTTGTATAAAAAACAAAGAGAGACTATTTCAAAAAATGCATTTGAATACTCAAGAGCAAACTTTGGGATTGAGAAATTTAATGACAGCTACAGAAAGTTATTTTAA
- a CDS encoding FkbM family methyltransferase → MKRKIKNTLKLFLRSLGYTLTRVNAVNPAKIDINSKNLLLSNFYNNLKRFNFQPKHIVDIGANHGTWTREVLQYFPDAYYTLVEPQNWLKESVSDILETNPKVQFYPVGAGAKSGSFLFTILDRDDSCSFRYTKEEAVEAGLEQLEIPVVTLNELLSKSEIPVPDIIKIDAEGLDIEVLKGASDFFGKTEIFMVEAGVVNKIFDNSFLTLINFMDEKGYRLFEITDLNRPFEKQVLWLVELVFVNKNGFIDSQIII, encoded by the coding sequence ATGAAGAGAAAAATAAAAAACACACTTAAATTATTTCTTAGAAGTTTAGGTTATACTTTGACTAGAGTAAATGCAGTTAACCCTGCTAAAATTGATATAAATAGTAAAAATTTATTATTGTCCAATTTTTATAATAATTTAAAGAGGTTCAATTTTCAACCAAAGCATATTGTTGATATTGGTGCAAATCATGGAACGTGGACAAGGGAGGTCCTACAATATTTCCCTGATGCATATTACACTTTAGTTGAGCCACAAAACTGGCTTAAAGAATCGGTAAGCGATATTTTAGAAACAAATCCTAAAGTTCAGTTTTACCCTGTTGGCGCTGGAGCGAAAAGTGGATCTTTTCTTTTTACAATTTTGGATCGGGATGATAGCTGTTCTTTCAGATATACTAAAGAAGAAGCGGTAGAAGCAGGATTAGAGCAATTGGAAATTCCGGTAGTAACTTTAAATGAGTTACTATCTAAAAGCGAAATTCCTGTCCCGGATATTATTAAAATCGATGCAGAAGGTTTGGATATCGAAGTATTGAAAGGAGCAAGTGATTTTTTTGGGAAAACTGAAATATTTATGGTGGAGGCTGGAGTAGTAAATAAGATATTTGATAACAGCTTTTTGACATTAATCAATTTCATGGATGAAAAAGGTTATCGGTTATTTGAAATTACTGATTTAAACCGACCCTTCGAAAAACAAGTTTTGTGGCTCGTGGAATTAGTATTTGTTAATAAGAATGGTTTTATCGATTCCCAAATTATCATATAA